Proteins from a genomic interval of Oxyura jamaicensis isolate SHBP4307 breed ruddy duck chromosome 10, BPBGC_Ojam_1.0, whole genome shotgun sequence:
- the LOC118172348 gene encoding C2 calcium-dependent domain-containing protein 4C-like yields MWFLEKIRASHENRSLPCPAFLGLPPGQSVLEKGRLGAAAFPNVLTPDRIPEFCIPPRLATSVPVKGPGSHQHHGSEDTDLNSSDCSSSSSLPHLIQVESAEEIPTLEEESTNSDPQSQAALSLPHFPRAPTSYGFCTLLESPHTRRKESIFHGDTCGALPGLMLPRSRANTFSGKGNMSNPIAISFASVRLPPKHLSLHRQSACDSDTASSSDSSPFSSPLLSRSPPKPCSLVKTRSQEGLLCRALKAKNKSSMARNNSLSTEESSSTDNSPSAIRRASEGLLATRSFSMSCSPIFPLDLTHTRERLVGESTVVMDKGGMLRLSAEYCSENERLRIRLISAEGLYDDSVDPKTINCCITFSLVPGKTQKQRSTVIKRSRNPIFNEDFFFDGVTGEELHSLSVRMKATNKGCSMKRDYTLGERELSLTSMLSL; encoded by the coding sequence ATGTGGTTCTTGGAAAAGATCAGAGCATCCCATGAAAACAGAAGCCTCCCTTGCCCTGCCTTCCTGGGACTGCCCCCTGGCCAAAGCGTGCTAGAAAAAGGCcgcctgggggctgctgcttttcccaacGTGCTCACCCCGGACAGAATCCCGGAATTCTGCATTCCCCCCAGGCTGGCCACCTCTGTTCCTGTGAAGGGCCCTGGCTCCCACCAGCACCACGGTTCGGAGGACACAGATCTTAATTCCTCtgactgcagctccagctcttcTTTGCCCCATCTCATCCAGGTGGAAAGTGCTGAAGAGATCCCAACCCTGGAGGAAGAAAGCACCAACTCAGACCCACAGTCCCAAGCGGCACTCTCCCTGCCTCACTTCCCCAGAGCCCCCACTTCCTATGGCTTCTGTACGTTGCTGGAGAGTCCCCACACCAGGAGAAAGGAGTCGATCTTCCATGGCGACACATGCGGTGCTCTGCCCGGCCTGATGCTGCCTCGATCCAGAGCTAACACTTTCAGTGGCAAAGGGAATATGTCTAATCCTATTGCTATCAGCTTTGCTTCTGTAAGGTTGCCTCCTAAGCACCTCTCCCTCCACAGGCAAAGTGCCTGTGACAGCGATACTGCCTCCTCCAGCGACTCCTCTCCTTTCAGCTCCCCACTTCTCAGCAGATCACCTCCCAAACCCTGCTCCTTGGTCAAGACACGAAGCCAAGAGGGATTGCTCTGCCGAGCATTGAAAGCCAAGAACAAATCCAGCATGGCCAGGAACAACTCTCTGTCTACAGAAGAGAGTAGCTCCACTGATAACAGCCCCAGTGCCATCAGGCGAGCCTCAGAGGGACTGCTTGCCACGCGGAGCTTTAGCATGTCCTGTTCTCCCATCTTTCCCCTGGACCTTACCCACACCCGGGAGAGACTGGTGGGAGAGAGCACAGTGGTAATGGACAAGGGAGGCATGCTGAGGCTGTCAGCTGAATACTGCTCAGAAAACGAAAGACTGCGGATCCGCCTGATCAGTGCAGAAGGTTTATATGATGACTCTGTAGACCCCAAAACCATAAACTGTTGCATCACCTTCTCCCTGGTACCAgggaaaacacagaagcagagaagcacTGTTATAAAGAGAAGCAGGAATCCCATCTTCAATGAGGACTTCTTTTTTGATGGCGTTACAGGAGAAGAgcttcacagcctctctgtgAGGatgaaagcaacaaacaaaGGGTGCAGTATGAAACGGGATTACACCTTAGGAGAACGGGAATTGTCTTTAACAAGCATGTTGTCCTTGTAA